In Raphanus sativus cultivar WK10039 chromosome 5, ASM80110v3, whole genome shotgun sequence, the following proteins share a genomic window:
- the LOC108863381 gene encoding uncharacterized protein LOC108863381, which produces MFNGTVGGGAEDLPQLQSTMRAIELACSYIQINTNPAAAEATILSLHQSPQPYKACRFILENSQVAAARFQAAAAIKEAAIREWSFLSTEDKGGLISFCLGYVMQHANSADAYVFSKVSSVAAQLMKRGWLEFTPAEKEVFFYQINQAILGSRGLDVQFIGIHFLESLVSEFSPSTSSAMSLPREFHENCRKSLEQNYLKTFYSWAQDAALSVTNKIVESNSDVPEVKVCNAALRLMHQILNWEFRYSKGGTKGSINVFSDGIRSDTASARKTEAVIVQPGASWCDVLVSSSHVGWLINLYSSLRQKFALEGYWLDCPVAVSARKLIVQLCSLAGEVFPSNNAQMREQHLLLLLSGVLPWIDPPDVISKEIEEGRSGSEMIDGCRALLSIATVTTPDVFDRLLRSIRPFGTLTLLSLLMGEVVKVLLANSNDEETWSYEARDILLDTWTTLLTSMDGSGGNAWLPPEGMHAAASLFSLIAESELKLASASATTDEDDSDCLASVSAMDERLGSYALIARAAVDATVPFLTKLFSDRVARLHQGRGTVDPTETLEEVYSLLLIIGHVLADEGEGETALVPDALQSHFVDVVEAGNHPVVLLSSSIVKFAEQCLDANMRSSIFSPRLMEAVIWFLARWSFTYLMLVENCNLGSNQLQSLPSRACLFTFFNEHNQGKFVLDIIVRISLTSLMSYPGEKDLQELTCHQLLHALVRRRNICFHLLSLDSWRNLANAFANDKSLFLLNGVSQRSLAQTLVLSAYGMRSSNASNQYVKDLMAHMTSSLVDLANNSDLKNLAQQPEIIMLVSCVLERLRGAASATEPRTQRAIYEMGLSVMNPVLRLLEVYKHESAVIYLLLKFVVDWVDGQISYLEAHETTGVVNFCMSLLQIYSSHNIGKISLSLSSTLLNEAKTEKYKDLRALLQLLSHLCSKDMVDFSSDSIETQSTNISQVVFFGLHIITPLITLELLKYPKLCFDYFSLISHMLEVYPETLAQLNSDAFNHVLTTVDFGLHQQDVDIVTMCLRALKALASYHYKETKDGNTGLGSHAAGHTDPNGVFREGILSRFLRTLLQFLLFEDYSTDLVSTAADALFPLILCEPNLYQGLGNELIEKQGNPNFKTRLANALQVLTTSNQLSSSLDRLNYQRFRKNLNNFLIEVRGFLKTK; this is translated from the exons ATGTTTAATGGAACCGTCGGAGGTGGAGCTGAGGATTTGCCTCAGCTACAATCCACCATGCGCGCGATTGAACTTGCTTGCTCTTACATTCAG ATAAATACTAATCCAGCTGCTGCTGAAGCTACCATATTGTCACTTCACCAGTCCCCTCAGCCATACAAGGCCTGTAGATTCATTCTTG AAAATTCTCAGGTGGCGGCTGCTAGGTTTCAAGCTGCTGCAGCTATTAAGGAAGCAGCTATCAGGGAATGGAGTTTTCTTTCCACTGAGGATAAAGGGGGTTTGATtag CTTCTGTCTTGGCTACGTCATGCAGCATGCTAATTCAGCAGATGCCTATGTGTTTTCAAAAGTATCTTCTGTCGCTGCGCAGCTGATGAAAAGAGGCTG GCTTGAGTTTACTCCAGCCGAGAAAGAAGTCTTTTTCTACCAG ATCAACCAGGCCATTCTTGGTTCTCGAGGCTTAGATGTGCAGTTCATCGGTATTCATTTTCTTGAATCCTTG GTATCTGAATTCTCACCCTCTACTTCAAGTGCCATGAGTCTCCCGAGGGAATTTCATGAAAATTGCCGCAAGTCATTAGAACAAAACTATTTGAAG ACTTTCTATAGCTGGGCACAGGATGCTGCTTTAAGTGTTACAAATAAGATTGTGGAATCAAATTCTGATGTCCCTGAGGTTAAGGTTTGCAATGCTGCGTTGCGACTAATGCATCAGATACTGAACTGGGAGTTTCGTTACAGCAAAGGTGGCACAAAGGGCAGCATTAATGTTTTCTCTGATGGAATCAGATCTGATACGGCATCAGCACGAAAAACAGAAGCTGTAATAGTTCAG CCTGGTGCTTCGTGGTGTGATGTTTTGGTTTCAAGTTCACATGTTGGATGGCTGATAAATCTATATTCGTCGCTGAGGCAGAAGTTTGCTCTTGAAGGCTATTGGCTAGATTGTCCTGTAGCAGTCTCTGCTCGGAAACTTATTGTACAGTTGTGCTCCTTGGCAGGAGAAGTATTTCCATCCA ACAATGCACAGATGCGAGAGCAGCATCTGCTCCTCCTTCTGTCAGGAGTGTTACCCTGGATTGATCCTCCTGATGTCATTTCAAAAGAGATTGAAGAAGGAAGGAGTGGAAG TGAGATGATTGATGGTTGTCGCGCATTGTTGTCTATCGCGACAGTTACTACTCCTGATGTCTTTGACCGACTCTTGCGATCAATAAG GCCCTTCGGTACTCTTACACTCTTATCTCTGTTAATGGGTGAAGTTGTCAAAGTATTATTGGCGAATAGTAATGATGAAGAGACTTGGAGCTATGAGGCGCGCGATATCTTGCTAGATACCTGGACAACTCTCCTTACT TCAATGGATGGTTCTGGAGGTAACGCGTGGTTGCCACCTGAGGGGATGCATGCTGCAGCTAGTCTCTTTTCATTGATTGCGGAATCTGAACTAAAAT TGGCATCTGCGTCAGCTACAACTGATGAAGATGATTCTGACTGTCTGGCTTCTGTGTCTG CCATGGATGAAAGACTAGGCTCTTATGCTCTAATTGCGAGGGCAGCAGTGGATGCTACAGTTCCgtttttaacaaaacttttctCTGATCGTGTTGCACGCCTCCATCAG GGCAGGGGCACTGTTGATCCGACCGAAACTTTGGAAGAGGTCTATTCTTTACTGCTGATAATCGGTCATGTACTTGCAGATGAAGGAGAAGGGGAGACGGCCCTG GTACCTGATGCCTTGCAATCTCATTTCGTGGATGTTGTAGAGGCAGGCAACCACCCTGTTGTGTTACTCTCAAG CTCAATTGTGAAATTCGCCGAGCAATGTTTGGATGCAAATATGAGATCATCGATCTTTAGTCCTCGGCTAATGGAG GCAGTCATATGGTTCCTTGCAAGATGGTCTTTCACATATCTTATGCTCGTTGAAAATTGCAATTTGGGTAGCAACCAGCTTCAGTCTCTACCTTCCAGAGCATGTTTATTCACGTTTTTCAACGAACATAATCAAGGGAAGTTTGTCCTTGATATAATTGTCCGGATCTCCTTGACATCGCTCATGTCTTACCCTGGTGAAAAAGATTTGCAG GAGTTAACATGTCATCAGTTACTGCATGCACTTGTTCGACgaagaaatatttgttttcaccTTCTGTCACTG GACTCTTGGCGCAACCTTGCAAATGCTTTTGCTAATGACAAAAGTTTGTTCTTGCTAAATGGTGTTAGTCAG CGTTCATTAGCTCAAACGCTTGTTCTTTCTGCGTATGGAATGCGAAGTTCAAATGCATCAAATCA aTATGTGAAGGATCTCATGGCTCATATGACGTCATCTTTAGTGGATTTGGCCAATAACAGTGACCTTAAAAATTTGGCTCAGCAACCTGAAATCATTATGCTG GTGAGTTGTGTGTTAGAGCGGCTTCGAGGAGCGGCAAGTGCCACTGAACCCCGGACACAGAGAGCAATATATGAGATGGGATTGTCTGTTATGAATCCTGTGCTCCGTCTTCTCGAGGTTTACAAACACGAG TCTGCAGTAATTTATCTACTACTTAAGTTTGTGGTGGATTGGGTGGATGGGCAAATATCCTACCTAGAGGCTCATGAAACAACTGGGGTTGTTAATTTCTGCATGAGTCTTCTACAAATATATTCGTCACACAATATTGGGAAG ATATCATTGTCTCTCTCTAGTACATTGCTTAATGAAGCGAAAACGGAAAAGTACAAGGATTTACGCGCTCTGCTTCAGCTACTTTCTCATCTATGCTCAAAAGATATG GTTGATTTTTCATCTGACAGTATTGAGACACAAAGCACAAACATATCCCAG GTGGTGTTCTTTGGTCTCCATATAATCACGCCACTCATAACTTTGGAACTCCTCAAATACCCCAAACTTTGTTTCGAC TATTTCTCGCTCATATCACACATGCTCGAGGTTTATCCGGAGACGCTCGCACAACTCAACAGTGATGCATTTAACCATGTGCTTACAACAGTTGACTTTGGTCTTCACCAGCAG GATGTAGATATAGTCACGATGTGCCTGAGAGCTCTAAAGGCACTTGCTTCATATCACTACAAAGAGACAAAAGATGGCAACACGGGTTTGGGTTCACACGCTGCTGGACACACAGATCCAAATGGAGTATTCCGCGAAGGCATCCTGAGCCGATTCCTTCGGACACTACTTCAGTTTCTTCTTTTTGAGGATTACAG TACCGACCTAGTCAGTACAGCAGCAGATGCCTTGTTCCCTCTTATCCTCTGCGAACCAAACCTTTACCAG GGATTAGGCAACGAACTGATTGAGAAGCAGGGGAATCCCAACTTCAAAACGAGGCTAGCGAACGCTCTTCAGGTGCTCACGACATCGAACCAGCTATCGTCATCCTTGGACCGTCTCAACTACCAAAGATTCAGAAAGAACCTCAACAACTTCCTCATTGAAGTTCGTGGGTTTCTCAAGACAAAATGA
- the LOC108861938 gene encoding uncharacterized protein LOC108861938 has product MSIPPSSASSSSSSSSASQYTYTSNSYYSAPYQPPQPFVAPSPAPPPPPVATIPGATVYPQPIGPVPAVYSYPQYQAHQLFQRDAQTITPEALENVKAALASSETEHKAETKKRAIPRKAAGQSWEDPTLAEWPENDYRLFCGDLGNEVNDDVLSKAFARFPTFNMAKVIRDKRTGKTKGYGFVSFLNPADLAAALKEMNGKYVGNRPIKLRKSSWKERTDQEAAERQKHHSNKKQKTVKKKSVLHK; this is encoded by the exons ATGTCAATCCCACCgtcttcagcttcttcttcatcatcatcatcttcagccTCTCAGTACACATACACTTCGAATTCGTACTACTCCGCTCCCTACCAGCCTCCACAGCCCTTCGTGGCGCCGTCGCCtgctccaccaccacctccggTTGCTACCATTCCCGGAGCGACGGTCTATCCTCAGCCTATTGGCCCCGTTCCCGCCGTATACTCTTACCCTCAGTACCAG GCGCATCAGTTGTTCCAGAGAGATGCACAAACTATCACACCAGAAGCGCTTGAGAATGTAAAAGCTGCTTTGGCTAGTAGCGAAACAGAACACAAAGCGGAAACTAAGAAGAGAGCTATTCCTCGTAAAGCTGCTGGGCAGTCTTGGGAGGATCCTACTCTTGCAGAGTGGCCTGAAA ATGACTATCGCTTGTTTTGTGGTGATCTTGGGAATGAAGTAAATGATGATGTTCTTTCCAAGGCATTTGCTCGATTCCCCACCTTCAATATGGCCAAG GTCATCAGAGATAAGCGGACTGGTAAAACCAAGGGTTATGGGTTTGTGAGTTTCTTAAATCCTGCGGATCTTGCTGCAGCCCTAAAAGAAATGAATG GCAAGTATGTTGGGAACCGtccaataaaattaagaaagagCAGCTGGAAAGAGAGAACTGATCAGGAAGCTGCAGAAAGACAAAAG CACCACAGCAATAAGAAGCAAAAGacagtgaagaagaagagcgtACTCCACAAGTGA
- the LOC108861939 gene encoding protein LIGHT-DEPENDENT SHORT HYPOCOTYLS 2 — MDLISQNPNTTLTTQHASSPPSPSRYENQKRRDWNTFCQYLRNHRPPLSPPSCSGAHVLEFLRYLDQFGKTKVHHQNCAFFGLPNPPAPCPCPLRQAWGSLDALIGRLRAAYEENGGDPETSPFGSRSVRVFLREVRDFQAKSRGVSYEKKRKRVNNKQITQSPSQPPLPPQPQQNQQGQSMMANYHHGAT; from the coding sequence ATGGATTTGATCTCTCAAAACCCTAACACAACTCTCACGACACAACATGCTTCTTCTCCACCTTCCCCTAGCCGATACGAGAACCAAAAACGCCGCGATTGGAACACTTTCTGTCAATACCTAAGAAACCATCGTCCACCGCTCTCTCCACCGTCTTGCAGCGGCGCACATGTTCTCGAGTTTTTGCGTTACCTTGACCAGTTCGGGAAAACCAAAGTCCACCACCAAAACTGCGCCTTCTTTGGGCTCCCAAACCCCCCGGCTCCATGTCCTTGTCCTCTCCGACAAGCGTGGGGCTCACTTGACGCTCTTATCGGTCGTCTCCGTGCCGCCTACGAGGAGAACGGTGGAGACCCTGAGACTAGCCCTTTTGGCTCACGTTCAGTCAGGGTTTTCCTCCGGGAGGTTAGAGATTTTCAGGCTAAATCACGTGGCGTTAGCTacgagaagaagaggaaaaggGTCAACAACAAACAAATAACTCAATCGCCTTCGCAGCCGCCTCTACCGCCGCAGCCCCAACAAAACCAGCAAGGTCAATCTATGATGGCTAATTACCATCACGGTGCAACTTGA
- the LOC108861935 gene encoding probable low-specificity L-threonine aldolase 2 isoform X2: protein MVTPVIRTVDLRSDTVTKPTESMRSAMANAEVDDDVLGSDPTAVLLEREVAEIAGKEAAMFVPSGTMGNLISVLVHCDERGSEVILGDDSHIHIYENGGVSSLGGVHPRTVKNEEDGTMEISSIEAAMRSPKGDLHYPVTKLICLENTQANCGGKCLPIEYIDKVGELAKKHGLKLHIDGARIFNASVALGVPVKRIVQAADSVSICLSKGIGAPVGSVIVGSKSFITKARWLRKTLGGGMRQIGVLCAAALVALRDNVAKLDDDHKKAKILAEGLNRIERLRVNVAAVETNIIYVDLPKDPKFGAEDACKSLEVLGVLVIPQTTFRIRIVLHHQISDSDLEYALSCFEKLFSSVPEEKV, encoded by the exons ATGGTAACGCCAGTTATAAGAACCGTTGATCTCCGGTCCGACACGGTGACCAAGCCAACTGAGTCAATGCGTTCAGCTATGGCGAACGCGGAAGTAGACGACGACGTTTTGGGGAGCGATCCAACGGCAGTGCTTTTGGAAAGAGAGGTGGCTGAGATCGCAGGAAAAGAAGCGGCCATGTTTGTTCCGTCAGGGACAATGGGGAATCTGATAAGCGTTTTAGTCCATTGCGATGAGAGAGGGAGCGAAGTGATTCTTGGAGATGATTCTCACATTCATATTTATGAAAACGGTGGCGTTTCAAGCCTCGGTGGAGTGCACCCAAGAACGGTGAAGAATGAAGAGGATGGGACGATGGAGATTAGTTCTATTGAAGCTGCTATGAGGAGTCCCAAAGGAGATCTCCATTATCCGGTTACTAAGCTTATATGTCTTGAGAACACTCAAGCAAA TTGTGGAGGTAAATGCTTACCTATAGAATATATAGACAAGGTTGGAGAGTTAGCCAAGAAACATGGATTGAAGCTTCACATTGATGGAGCTCGTATCTTCAACGCTTCTGTT GCACTCGGAGTACCAGTGAAGAGGATTGTTCAAGCCGCTGACTCTGTATCG ATTTGTTTGTCGAAAGGCATAGGTGCACCTGTCGGTTCGGTAATCGTGGGAAGCAAAAGTTTCATCACCAAA GCAAGGTGGTTAAGGAAAACCTTGGGTGGAGGAATGAGACAGATAGGTGTGCTCTGTGCCGCCGCATTGGTGGCTCTCCGTGATAACGTCGCTAAGCTCGACGATGACCACAAGAAAGCCAAGATCTTGGCAG AAGGACTGAACCGGATTGAACGGTTAAGAGTGAACGTCGCGGCAGTGGAAACCAACATC ATATACGTAGATCTACCAAAAGATCCCAAGTTTGGAGCTGAAGACGCATGTAAGAGTTTGGAAGTTCTAGGTGTGCTTGTCATACCTCAAACTACATTCAG AATCAGGATTGTTCTGCACCACCAAATCTCAGATAGCGACTTGGAATATGCGCTCTCTTGTTTTGAG AAACTGTTTAGCTCGGTGCCAGAAGAGAAGGTTTGA
- the LOC108861935 gene encoding probable low-specificity L-threonine aldolase 2 isoform X1, with amino-acid sequence MLGLAWSFTGSPISAPKHESTVSGNPALCIKMVTPVIRTVDLRSDTVTKPTESMRSAMANAEVDDDVLGSDPTAVLLEREVAEIAGKEAAMFVPSGTMGNLISVLVHCDERGSEVILGDDSHIHIYENGGVSSLGGVHPRTVKNEEDGTMEISSIEAAMRSPKGDLHYPVTKLICLENTQANCGGKCLPIEYIDKVGELAKKHGLKLHIDGARIFNASVALGVPVKRIVQAADSVSICLSKGIGAPVGSVIVGSKSFITKARWLRKTLGGGMRQIGVLCAAALVALRDNVAKLDDDHKKAKILAEGLNRIERLRVNVAAVETNIIYVDLPKDPKFGAEDACKSLEVLGVLVIPQTTFRIRIVLHHQISDSDLEYALSCFEKLFSSVPEEKV; translated from the exons ATGTTGGGTTTGGCTTGGAGTTTCACGGGATCACCGATTTCAGCGCCTAAGCACGAATCCACAGTATCCGGCAATCCAGCACTTT gcATCAAGATGGTAACGCCAGTTATAAGAACCGTTGATCTCCGGTCCGACACGGTGACCAAGCCAACTGAGTCAATGCGTTCAGCTATGGCGAACGCGGAAGTAGACGACGACGTTTTGGGGAGCGATCCAACGGCAGTGCTTTTGGAAAGAGAGGTGGCTGAGATCGCAGGAAAAGAAGCGGCCATGTTTGTTCCGTCAGGGACAATGGGGAATCTGATAAGCGTTTTAGTCCATTGCGATGAGAGAGGGAGCGAAGTGATTCTTGGAGATGATTCTCACATTCATATTTATGAAAACGGTGGCGTTTCAAGCCTCGGTGGAGTGCACCCAAGAACGGTGAAGAATGAAGAGGATGGGACGATGGAGATTAGTTCTATTGAAGCTGCTATGAGGAGTCCCAAAGGAGATCTCCATTATCCGGTTACTAAGCTTATATGTCTTGAGAACACTCAAGCAAA TTGTGGAGGTAAATGCTTACCTATAGAATATATAGACAAGGTTGGAGAGTTAGCCAAGAAACATGGATTGAAGCTTCACATTGATGGAGCTCGTATCTTCAACGCTTCTGTT GCACTCGGAGTACCAGTGAAGAGGATTGTTCAAGCCGCTGACTCTGTATCG ATTTGTTTGTCGAAAGGCATAGGTGCACCTGTCGGTTCGGTAATCGTGGGAAGCAAAAGTTTCATCACCAAA GCAAGGTGGTTAAGGAAAACCTTGGGTGGAGGAATGAGACAGATAGGTGTGCTCTGTGCCGCCGCATTGGTGGCTCTCCGTGATAACGTCGCTAAGCTCGACGATGACCACAAGAAAGCCAAGATCTTGGCAG AAGGACTGAACCGGATTGAACGGTTAAGAGTGAACGTCGCGGCAGTGGAAACCAACATC ATATACGTAGATCTACCAAAAGATCCCAAGTTTGGAGCTGAAGACGCATGTAAGAGTTTGGAAGTTCTAGGTGTGCTTGTCATACCTCAAACTACATTCAG AATCAGGATTGTTCTGCACCACCAAATCTCAGATAGCGACTTGGAATATGCGCTCTCTTGTTTTGAG AAACTGTTTAGCTCGGTGCCAGAAGAGAAGGTTTGA
- the LOC108861937 gene encoding phosphoenolpyruvate carboxylase kinase 2 yields MTGEFELGNSYQICEEIGRGRFGTITRCFSPATKQFYACKTIDKRVLVDALDRECITTEPRIMAMLPPHPNIVRIHDLFETEDALAIVMELVDPPTTIYDRLISAAGGRLSEPEAASYAKKILRAVAHCHRRGVVHRDVKPDNVLVDLGSGGVKLCDFGSAVWLGGEKTETAEGVVGTPYYLAPEVVMGRRYGEKVDVWSVGVVIYTMLAGEPPFKGETAEEIFETILRGNLRFPRKVFGSVSVEAKDLLRRMICRDVSRRFSAEDALRHAWIMNVGNIQSN; encoded by the exons ATGACCGGAGAATTCGAACTCGGAAACAGTTACCAGATCTGCGAGGAGATCGGCCGAGGCCGATTCGGAACAATCACTCGCTGTTTCTCTCCCGCGACGAAACAATTCTACGCGTGCAAAACGATCGACAAGCGCGTGCTCGTCGACGCTCTGGACCGCGAGTGCATAACGACGGAGCCGAGGATCATGGCGATGCTGCCGCCGCATCCGAACATCGTCAGGATCCACGACCTCTTCGAGACGGAGGACGCTCTCGCGATCGTCATGGAGCTGGTCGATCCGCCGACGACGATCTACGATCGGCTGATCTCCGCCGCCGGAGGGAGGCTATCGGAACCGGAAGCCGCCTCGTACGCGAAGAAGATCCTCCGCGCGGTGGCTCACTGCCACCGCCGCGGCGTGGTTCACCGCGACGTGAAGCCTGACAACGTGCTGGTCGACCTCGGGAGCGGCGGCGTTAAGCTCTGCGATTTCGGATCGGCGGTGTGGCTCGGCGGAGAGAAAACGGAGACGGCGGAGGGAGTGGTGGGGACGCCGTACTATTTAGCGCCGGAGGTTGTGATGGGGAGGAGGTACGGCGAGAAGGTGGACGTGTGGAGCGTTGGTGTTGTGATATACACTATGTTGGCTGGGGAGCCGCCGTTTAAGGGAGAGACGGCGGAGGAGATATTCGAGACGATTCTGAGAGGGAATCTTAGGTTTCCACGGAAGGTGTTTGGATCTGTATCGGTAGAAGCTAAGGATCTGTTGAGGAGAATGATTTGTCGCGATGTTTCCCGGAGATTTTCAGCAGAAGATGCTCTTC GCCATGCATGGATCATGAACGTGGGAAACATACAAAGCAATTAA
- the LOC108856917 gene encoding uncharacterized protein LOC108856917, which yields MTDNIFEGLPPPSSQQKELPNSSNPNEPKEESPSTAPPTLVLKSSLKRSKPAESAPDVSAPPVLKSALKRSKPAESTPEPEPEAPKKRLQFKTSTDASEEQVIEAMQKITSHIKNPSKFSKASKLAIRLIQAGSVKPETSSYFIAMLEAAMSSKTPCTDRLVRADYHALFSAAQDVAECLDKSQKNLLIIWTIKAVVANDLFTDDSFMFSKTGTQIKEAISDLPVATEEDDAEEAAALEQEAVKDSGEEQTTQDVDEAASAGGQEDAESDPFGLDAWISSGVKKNGKTKMTKEDTDALENKKFLRSKREALITCLEIAARRYRVPWCQTVIDILVKHAFENVTRFTSQQRQAVEKLWASVREQHLRRKQGKSVTGKLDVTAFESLQDKYANEKMSIRRSVGANGERRAQQWLG from the exons atGACGGACAATATCTTCGAAGGTCTACCTCCTCCTTCTTCTCAACAGAAAGAGCTTCCCAATTCTTCAAATCCAAACGAGCCGAAAGAAGAAAGTCCCTCCACAGCTCCTCCGACTCTGGTTCTCAAGAGTTCCCTGAAGCGATCTAAACCGGCAGAATCTGCACCCGATGTCTCAG CTCCCCCTGTTCTCAAGAGCGCACTAAAACGTTCAAAACCAGCAGAATCTACTCCGGAACCAGAACCTGAAG CTCCTAAGAAGCGTCTACAGTTCAAGACATCGACCGATGCATCAGAAGAACAAGTGATAGAAGCGATGCAGAAGATAACATCTCACATCAAGAACCCTTCCAAGTTCTCCAAAGCCTCGAAGCTTGCGATACGCCTGATTCAAGCTGGTAGCGTGAAGCCTGAGACAAGCAGTTACTTCATTGCGATGCTCGAAGCTGCAATGTCATCGAAAACTCCTTGTACAGATCGATTGGTTAGAGCAGATTATCATGCTTTGTTCTCAGCTGCTCAGGATGTAGCCGAG TGCCTTGATAAAAGCCAGAAGAATCTGCTGATCATATGGACGATTAAAGCAGTTGTGGCTAATGACCTCTTTACTGATGACAGCTTCATG ttttccaaGACGGGTACTCAAATAAAGGAGGCAATATCTGATCTTCCTGTGGCAACTGAGGAAGATGACGCTGAAGAAGCAGCTGCTCTTGAACAAGAGGCTGTGAAGGACAGTGGAGAAGAGCAGACAACACAGGACGTGGATGAAGCTGCTTCAGCGGGAGGTCAAGAGGATGCCGAGTCTGATCCCTTTGGGCTGGATGCGTGGATCTCCAGTGGTGTGAAGAAAAATGGTAAAACAAAGATGACGAAAGAAGATACAGATGCCTTGGAGAACAAGAAATTTCTCAGGTCGAAAAGAGAAGCTTTGATTACATGCCTGGAGATAGCTGCACGCCGTTACAGAGTTCCATG GTGCCAGACTGTTATAGACATACTGGTGAAACATGCGTTTGAGAACGTGACGAGGTTCACATCACAGcagagacaagcagtggagaaACTATGGGCTTCTGTTAGAGAACAACATCTGCGTAGGAAGCAAGGCAAATCAGTGACGGGGAAACTCGACGTGACTGCTTTCGAAAGTCTTCAGGATAAATACGCCAACGAGAAGATGAGCATCCGGCGATCTGTTGGAGCCAACGGTGAACGCCGTGCACAACAATGGCTTGGTTGA